The Anastrepha ludens isolate Willacy chromosome 2, idAnaLude1.1, whole genome shotgun sequence genome contains a region encoding:
- the LOC128854724 gene encoding maltase A2-like — protein MAFDTLRLFTFVVFCALSASANTTVDWWESATLYQIYPRSFMDSDGDGIGDLNGITSRLEFLKEIGVTAAWLSPIYESPMADMGYDVANFTNIDPLFGTMEDFDAMIAKAHKLGLKMILDFVPNHSSDECEWFQKSVRREEGYEDFYVWHDGKIDPETGERSEPSNWGSAFGGSAWTWVGERQQYYLHQFLAKQPDFNLRNPAVREHLIEVLDFWLGRGVDAFRIDAVPFYIEFRYENGSYPDSSSGGSIVYMQNQPETLELLYEWREFLDEYQQKHGGDTLPQIAEAYTTTEILSTYVSNGTHIGSQLPMNFNFIELRESSTAATVEEFTKDWMDIMWTNHKVANWVVGNHDNSRPATRIGTTRTDLMTMIVHALPGTSVTYYGDEIGMTDGDIDCTISCEFRDPERTPMQWDTSKNAGFSTGNSTWLPVNPNYSYLNVQTQRGVARSTLNIYKGMTSLKKTEAFKAFKEDGGFSYGALKEQVFQVVRTAVGREEYRLLANFGSQIEYLDGLANKTMEYVLLTSYSPHKYGDKVDLSQRIYLMPYEAVILRWTA, from the exons ATGGCTTTCGATACGTTACGATTGTTTACATTTGTGGTTTTCTGTGCTCTTAGCGCTTCTGCGAATACCACAGTCGACTGGTGGGAGTCGGCCACACTCTATCAAATCTATCCTCGATCGTTTATGGACAGTGACGGTGATGGTATAGGTGACTTGAATGGCATTACATCTCGTTTGGAATTTCTCAAGGAAATAGGTGTGACTGCTGCATGGCTATCGCCTATCTACGAATCACCGATGGCAGATATGGGTTATGATGTAGCTAATTTCACGAACATTGACCCGCTCTTTGGGACAATGGAGGATTTTGATGCAATGATTGCAAAGGCGCATAAATTGGGTTTAAAGATGATATTGGATTTTGTTCCAAATCACTCAAGTGATGAGTGTGAGTGGTTCCAGAAGTCGGTACGTCGTGAAGAAGGTTACGAAGATTTCTATGTATGGCATGATGGCAAAATCGATCCAGAAACGGGCGAGCGTAGTGAGCCAAGTAATTGG GGATCAGCCTTTGGTGGTTCTGCATGGACTTGGGTTGGAGAACGCCAACAGTATTACTTACATCAGTTTTTAGCCAAACAACCTGATTTTAATCTCAGAAATCCAGCAGTGCGCGAACATCTAATCGAAGTTTTGGACTTTTGGCTTGGTCGTGGAGTGGATGCTTTCCGCATTGATGCAGTACCATTTTACATTGAATTTCGTTATGAAAATGGTTCTTATCCAGATTCGTCGTCCGGCGGATCAATCGTTTATATGCAGAATCAACCAGAAACTCTCGAATTATTATACGAATGGCGCGAGTTTTTAGACGAATACCAACAAAAACATGGCGGCGACACATT ACCACAAATTGCCGAAGCTTATACCACCACCGAGATTTTGAGCACCTATGTCAGCAATGGCACTCATATTGGAAGTCAACTGCCAATGAATTTTAACTTTATTGAATTAAGAGAAAGTTCCACTGCAGCGACTGTGGAAGAATTCACCAAAGACTGGATGGATATAATGTGGACGAATCATAAGGTGGCCAATTGGGTAGTAGGAAATCATGACAACAGTCGTCCAGCCACACGCATAGGAACAACTAGGACAGATTTGATGACGATGATAGTGCATGCATTGCCCGGCACATCTGTTACTTATTAC gGAGATGAGATCGGCATGACTGATGGAGACATCGACTGCACAATAAGTTGTGAGTTCCGGGACCCAGAGCGTACTCCAATGCAATGGGACACTTCAAAGAATGCTGGCTTTAGCACTGGAAACTCCACTTGGCTACCCGTCAATCCTAACTACTCATATCTCAATGTACAGACTCAGCGAGGCGTGGCACGTAGCACCTTGAACATATACAAGGGAATGACCAGTTTGAAAAAAACGGAAGCATTCAAGGCGTTCAAAGAAGATGGTGGATTTTCGTATGGAGCATTGAAGGAGCAGGTCTTTCAAGTTGTGAG AACTGCTGTTGGTCGTGAGGAGTACCGTTTACTAGCTAACTTCGGTAGCCAGATAGAATATTTAGATGGCTTGGCGAATAAGACTATGGAGTACGTGCTACTCACTTCCTATTCACCTCACAAATATGG CGACAAGGTCGATTTAAGTCAACGAATTTATTTGATGCCATATGAAGCGGTAATTCTGCGGTGGACTGCGTaa